The DNA window CGGGCAGAGACGACCTTCAGGTGGTCGTCGAGGGCGGGCTGCAGGATCGGCCAGATGCGGGAGCGTACGGTGTCGTCAGGCACCTGGATGATCGCCTTCTGTAGGTGATGGAAAGCACGAATCTGCAGCGTCGCCCGCAGCCTGGTACTGCCGATCATCGTCGCCAACATGAGCGGGAAAAGCCTGTCGTTGATGGCGATCGACCGGCCGCCCGGCGTGCCGTCCAGGATCTCGCGATCGGCCGTGACCGCGGTGAGGAGGCTTTCCACCTCCGCCTCAGACAATCCAGCACGGCAGTATTCGGTCCAGGTGGTAACGAGAGACCGGTACTGCGCATCGGTTAGTCCGGCCTGAAGGGCCTTAATGATGAGCCGACCCGGTGGAAAGTGGACTCGGCGGAAAACCCCGAAGGCAAGGAGCAGGACCGCCGGGTCAGATGGCCCTGTAGCGTCGACAATATCGGCCATCACTGCGGCTGCGCCCGCGATGTCCCCGGCGTTCATGAGATTCCGGAGATTCCGGGTCAGCTCTGCGTAACGGTGGACCGGACTCGGCTTAACTCGAAGCTCGTCGCTTACGAGGAACTCCGCCTCAGAATTGCCCGACTCGCTACCGCGCTGAGGTGTGTTTGAGTTAACGAGCCATGCGTCGCTGGAAATATCCAACCAGATCCTGGGCGTGCTCATCGGTTCTCTCCAGGGTGTGCACCGTCGTTGAGTCGACAGTATGCGATGCGGTTCTCTTGTACTTGAGCCAGTCCGTTGCGGCGTTGGGTGCGTATGGCATCACCTCGTCCTTCGTTTTCGTCGTTGGGAGTCACGGACTGCAGGGCGGCATGCAGCCTGATGCCGTTGTATTCGGTTCGCGCGAGGTGGAGTTCGCCATCCGAACAGCCCTCTCGCGGAACTCCCGGTCGTACTTCTTCCTTTTCACTGACACGGCTACTCCTTATAGCTGATGCCTCCACGGTCTGGGGGAATGCCATTAGTTGCAGGGACCTGAGATGCAGTGCACTTCGTCGAGGCTGGCGGTGCGCGGCGCGGCGCGGGTTGCCGGTCGGCCGAGTTGGGGGTTTGTATCGGAGCCGCTGGGTTGGGCACAGCGGGCTTGATCCAGGCGTGTGGTGTCGAACATCGCTGGGCCAGTGGCCATCGCCTCGGTGAGCAGGTAGCGGCCGGCATCGGGTGCCCGGCGCACCGCGTGTTCGGCGGCGCAAGCGCCGGTCAGCGTTACGGCGTCGGCGAAGTTGATGCCGACTTGAAACACCTGTGGTTCGGCGTCGAGGACCGCGGTCAGGCGGGTGATGTAGTTCTCGGGGGCAAAAAACCGCCAGCCCGCACCCAGGTGCAGCCAGAACCGTCCGTGGATCTGTTCGCGCAGCTGCGCCAGCTGGGGTGCGGGCTTGGCGCTGGATCGGCGACGGGCGAAGGTGAGAAACCCGTAACGTCTCCGCAGTTTCGCGCGGTCGGGCGCGGACAGGCCGGCATCGAGTACCAGGAAGCGCCCGACCCGCGACACATCCAGGCAGCAATTCAGAAACGAGTCGAGGGTTTGCTCGGTGGTTTGGCGGTCCGGTCCGGCGATCAGGCTGACGGTGACCTCGCCGTGAGCGGGACCGGCGGCCAGGGACGCCGCCAGGGCTTCGGGGTACGGTGCGGCCGCCTCGATCATGGCCGGTACCGAAAAATCGCGGTTGGCCGCAATCCGTTGCCGATCCGGCTCGGGCAGATCGGAGCGGGCCACCAGCCGCCGGCACAGTGTGAACGCCTCGGCGTGCCGACCGATCCAGGAAGCGCACACCGCGAGCTCATCAGTGGCGCGCCACGCGTAGACGTCGGCGTATCTGGGGACAAAGAGGTCCTCTTCGGGAAAGGGGATTTCGGCGGCGCGCCGGGCAAATTGGTAACCGAGCGAGTAGCGCTGCTCACCGCGACACCGAAAGGCGATGGCGTGCAACGCCTCGGCGCGGGTCGGTCGAAACTCCCACGCCTTGAGGTAGGCATCCTGAACATCTGGCCACGGCTCACCGAGTTCGGCCATCGACTCCGCGAGCCGATACATCGCCCAGTAGGTCTCCTCGTCGCAGCCACCCATCTCGACCCGCCGCTCACACCACCGGCGCGCGTTGAGGAAATCCTCCATACGGAAGTAGGTCTCGGCCAGGAAAAAAACCGACCGCCCATCCTCAGGATCGCGTTTCACCTTACCTAGCAACCAATCGCACTCCTGCGCAGACTTATGCTTGAACAGGTTGAAGGTCAACAGTTGGCGTTCGCGGAGATTTGCACTGTGGGCTTGGTTTTCGCGGCGCACATCGAGGCACGGGCCGTCCCGCGCGGCGCTCCGGTGGGTGGCCCCCTCGCGGCCTTCCGCCAGCGCACGGTCCACGATCGCGGCCTGGTCGCGAGCCGAGAAAGCCTGGTAGCCCCGCTCCGCGAGCTCGCGTCGCGCGCGCTCGTCGCCAACAAGTTCCACACAGCGATCGACCAGTCCGTCGTAGTCCGCGAACGCGACGCCCGACTGCAGGTCGCGCTCCAATGTCGGATCAGCACCCCGCTCGGAGACCACCGCGCGCCGATTGGCCAGTAGATAGGAAACACGCGTGATTTCGAAGATCTTCGCGTCCCAGTAATGGACGTTGAGGACGATCTTCGAGCGGGCGATCCAGGCATCGCGGCGCGCGCCGTAGGCGCCCGTTAGCCATTTGACGCGAAGACCACGGTCGTGCAGATCCCGGAGAACGGCGTAGCGGCGCCCGTTGAGCGCGCCGTAGAAAAGGACGTCGATGTCCTCGGGGGCCGGGGCGATCCGGGTCAGCTCGGAGACGTATCCGATCGGCACGTAGATGGGCCGGGGCAGGCCCATAGCAGCGAGCCGCTCGATGTTGGCTTGACTGTAATCCCACGCCGGGTAGCGCCGGAAAAGGTCGACGAATTCCGGCATTGCCATCCACGGCAAGTCGTCGCCCAATTGCTCGAGGTTGTAGAAGATGGGGTTCTTGGGCAGCTCCAAGCCGTACTGGACGAGGAGATTTCCGCCCAGCACGATGGTGCGGCGATCGTCGAAGTCCAGGCGGTTGGTCAACACCGAATCATGGCCAAGCGCCACAAGAGCATGGTGCACCGCCTCGGCAACCTCGTTGAAAGCGCCGCCGCTGAGATCATGATGGGAGGGAGGTGACACAATCGCGACGGCGAAACGCATGGCTGCAAAGTACAACAACAGGATTGGGGTGAGCTGCCTTTTAGCCAGCGAAGATGGCCGCACGCACTCAGTCCGCATCATGGACCGACGACACCGCTGTTTTGAGTCTGACTGCGGCGCAGAACCGTTGCGCCCCAAATCCCCTAGGGCGTGTCTCCCAATTTTTCGACTGTTGACCAGCCAGGATTGGCTGGTGACGCGGATTGGTGTGATTTCTGACGAGTTCTGGGCGGTGGTTGAGCCGTTGATGCCTTCGCATGAGGGCAAGCGGGGCCGGAGGTTTGGTGATCACCGGTTGATTTTGGAGGGGATTGCCTGGCGGTTTCGCACGGGATGCCCGTGGCGGGACCTGCCCGCTGATTTCGGGCCATGGAAAACGGTGTGGAAGCGTCATCACCGATGGTCGCTGGATGGCACCTATGACGTGATGTTTGCTCAGGTGGCGCACGCCTTCGGGTTCGACGCCGAGATGGCCGGCGATATCGAGAAGCTGTTGTCGGTGGATTCGACGAACGTACGGGCGCATCAACATTCGGCGGGTGCCCGGTCGGACACGCTGGCAAAAGGGGGCCCTGTCGAATTACAAGAAATCCGCCGATGAACCCGACGACCATGCAATTGGGCGTTCGCGAGGCGGGCTGACCACCAAGATCCACACCCTGACCGATCAGCGCGAAGCTGTTGTCGCGGTCCGGTTGACCGCTGGCCAGGCCGGCGACAATCCGCAGTTGCTGCCTTTGCTCGACGACTACGACCACGCCTGCGCTGAGCACGGTGTGACCGGTGGCGACTTCCGATTGCTCGCCGACAAGGCGTATTCACACCCGAGCACGCGCACCGAATTACGTTCCCGAAGAATCAAGCACACGATTCCCGAACGCAAAGACCAGATCGCCCGGCGCAAGGCCAAGGGATCGGCCGGGGGTCGCCCACCGGCGTTCGACGCCGAGCTCTACGGTCTGCGCAACACCGTCGAACGAGGCTACAACCGGCTCAAGCAATGGCGCGGTATCGCGACCCGCTACGACAAATACGCCCTGACCTACCTCGGCGGTGTCCTATTGGCCTGCGCCGTAATCCATTCCCGCGTCGGAAACAACCAATTGGGAGACACGCCCTAGTCACGAACCCACTACAACGTCACAAGAGCCCCGAAGATACTGCCCGTTTCAGAATTTTGTTGGTGCTTGAACTCTCGGTTCTCTTGTTCAAGGCCTGACAAGCCGGGCATCTGTGGTCGAGACGCCGGTGGCGCACCCACGACCGTAGCGACTCGACGCCGTACGCAAGCCCACGAGTGATCCGCTAAATCGTCCCGTGCTCAGTACCGCGACTCGGCGTGCAAGGTGCGGACCATTCGGAACGCACCGATCTTCCCTTCGGGGCTATATCTGCGCGCGGCCAGGTTCTCGTACGGCCGTTCTTTCGGATGACTACATCCCTATTCAAGGCCTGAAGTCCCAACTCACCCAAGGTGATTCACGTCGCCTAGACTTCAATCCAATCGCCGTGTCTGCTTGCGGCAGAACGGGGCAGTAACCGATAATCCCCCCATGGGAATGCTGGACTTGTGATGCCCTCAGCGACAAGCGATCCGCGATCCGCGATCCCCGAGCAACATCGACCAGGAGGGTCTACCGCTGAGATGACTCAGGATCTGCGTGCAGAGCTTTTTTCCCCGCGATACGAGTCATGGAGGTATCCAGAACCGATACAGGACCTCGAAGCGTGGACCGAAGACAATTGGGAATGGTTTGACCCCCTTCACGCTCACCCGATTTTGTGGCCAGACCGCGAATACAAGGACAACCTCGACATCTTGGTCGCGGGATGCGGAGCCAACCAGGCTGCGGTTTTTGCGTTTACGAACCGCGCCGCGAAGGTAGTAGCGGTCGACACCAGTCAACCGGCACTGGACCATCAGCAATTCTTGAAAGACAAATACGGGTTGTGGAACCTGGAGTTGCACCAGCTTCGGCTCCAAGAAGTGCGGAAGCTGAGACGTGACTTCGACCTCATCGTGACGACCGGCGTTTTGCATCATCTCCCAGACGCTGCTGCAGGCATGAGAGCACTTGGCGCTTGCCTGCGGCCCGACGGTGCCCTAGGCGTTATGCTCAACGCGAAGTACGGTCGAATAGGGATCGAGATGCTTCAATTGGCCTTCAGAAACATAGGTCTAGGTCCCGACGACGAGTCGGTCCAAAAGGTCAGAGAAATCATCTCGGCGCTACCACCCGAGCACCCCGTCCACAATTACTTCAAAATGGCACCGGTTTCGGCGCAGACCGACGCCGCCTTGGCCAGCGTATTTTTGAATGGCCACGAGCGCAGTTTTACCGTCGATGAATCTCTCGATCTCGTCGACTCAGCTGGACTGGTGTTCCAGGGATGGCTCATCAATGCTCCGTACTACCCGCATGATTGGTTTAGCCCGGGGGGCTCGCTCGATCGAGCCATGAACGCATTGCCGGAGGCCAAACTGTGGTCCGTGATCGAGGAACTCCACGTCTTGAACGCATGTCATTATTTCATTGCGTGCCGGCCTGACCGACCGAAAAAGAGCTACAAGATCGATTTTTCAGCCGCTGACGCTCTTGACTACGTCCCGCGGATGCGCATGCGTTGCGGTTTGGACGGCGAAGAGATTTATCGACCGAATTGGCGTACGGCTCTCACCCCGGCCCAGTTCCAGTTCGTGCAGCAGGTGGATGGCCGTCGAACGATTCGACAGATCGCCAAGAGCTTGGCGCAGAGCAAAGGGGCGCCACGAACCAACGCAGCCGAGCTGGAGGAATTCGGTCGCAAGCTATTCGAATCGCTGTGGCGTCTAGATTTCGTCGCGATGACCCGGAATACAAAGCCGGCCAACGGTACCTCGAATTAGGACCGCCTCGAGCAGGGTTGGTTCCTCGAGTGCCGCTTTGAGCTGAGCGCGCGGTGTCGAAAACTGCTGGACCGCTGACCATCTCATCGGTTAGAACGTAGCGGCTGCGTCGGGTGCGTGGGCGCTCCTCGTGTTCGGCCGCGCAGGTTGACCGCATCGGCGAAGTTTATTCCCGGGGCTGATATTGATAGCTATCGAACACCGCCGGACTCCGATCCGGTTACTGAGGAAATGATTTCCGCCGACGTCCCGTCTTCGCCGGGGCCTTCTTCGTCGGGGCCTTCTTCGCAACCGGTGCCGGGGCGTTGGGTTGCTGCGTGGGTCGGGCAGCCGCCTTCTTCGCGGCCGGTACCGCGGCTTTGGACTCCTGAGCCGGCCGGGAAGCGGCCTTCTTCGCGGCCCGCACCGGCGCTTTGGGTTGCTGAGCCGGCCGGGCAGCGAACTTCTTCGCAACCGGTGCCGCGGCTTTGGGTCCCTGAGCACGTCGCGCAGGCGCCTTCTTCGCAACCCACGCCGCGGCTTTGGGGTGCTGCACGGGTTGGGCAGCGGCCTTTTTCGCGACCCTCGCCGCGGCTTTGGGTTGCTGCACGGGTCGGACTGTGGCGATGCAGAACACCTCGTCGAGGCTGGCGGTCTGTAGTCCGACAGCGGCCGCCCGCCAACCGAGTTCGGCAATCGGATCTGGGTCGCTGCCCCCTATGCCGCCGGCCCGATCTAGGCGTGCGGTGTCGAACATCGCCGGGCCGCTGGCAACCGCCTCGGCCAGGACGTAGCGGCCGGCGTCGGGTGAGCGGCGCACCGCCTCCTCCGCGGCGCAGGCGCCGGTCAGCTTGCCCGCATCGTCAAAGTTGATGCCCACCTGGAATACCTGCGGCTCGGATTCGAGCACCGCGATCATGCGGGTGATGAAATTCTCGGGCGCAAAGAACCGCCAGCCTTGGCCCAGGTGCAGCCAGAACCGGCCCTGGATCTGAGCGCGAAGCCGCGCGAGCTGCGTGGCCGGCCTGTCACCGGGGCTGCAATCGACAAACTCGAGGAACCCATAGCGCTCCCGCAGCAACGCGCGGTCGGGGCCTGACAGGCCGGCATCGACCACGAGGAAGCGCCCGAACCACAGTGGTAGATCGAGGCAGCAGTTCAGAAACGAGATGATGGCCTGCTCGGTGGTCTCGCGGTCCGGTCCGGCGACCAGGCTCACGACCACCTTGGCGCCCGGACCGGCGACCAGACGCTGCACCAGCGCCCCAGGATACGAGGACGCCGCCTCGAGCATGACCGGCACGCTGACGTCGCGGTTGACCGCAATCCGCTGGCGATCACCGTCGGGGATGTCGGAGAGGGCCAGCAGGCGCCGGCACAACATGAACGCCTCCACATGGTTGCCGAGCTGGGAGGCGCAGACCGCCTGCTCGTCGAGCGCGCGCCAGGCATAGACGTCCGCACGGACAAACAAGAGATCCTTTTCGGGAAAGGGGATTTGGGCGGCGCGCTGGGCAAACAAGTGACCGGGAAGGTAGCGCTGCTGTTCGCGGTACCGCCGCGCGATGGCATAGAGCGCCTCGGCGCGGGTCGGTCGAAACTCCCAAGCCTGAAGGTAGACGTCCTGGACAACCAGCCACGGCCAATCGAGTCCCGCCATCGACTCTGCGAGCCGCAGCATCGAGTAATAGACCTCCTCGTCCAAGCCCTCCATCTCGACCCGCCGCTCATACCACTTACGAGCGTTGGCGAAATCACCCAGATCGAAGTAGCTCTGGGCCAGATAGAAGACCGCCCGCGCATTTTCGGGGTTACGTTCGAGCTCGGCCAGCAACAGGTCGCGGTCACGCGCATACTTCTGCGTGTCCTGGCTGCGGGCACCGAGGCGACGAGATTCGACGTAGTAGTTGCCCTCGAGGCGCTCAGCGACGCAGTCAGACCCCCATACGGCCGTCTCGTGGACGACGCCTTCATAGCGCACGCGCACCCCGTCGCGGAACAACTGCGGGCGCCAGTAGGTGAAGGAGGCGTCTCCGAGGCGCATGCGGTAGATGTCGGCGCTCAATTGGGTGAAGTCGGGTGTGCCCACGACGATGTCGTCGGCGTCGATGACCCAGATGTAGTCGCCGTAGCCTTGGGCGAGGTCCAGTGCCTCGGTGCGGTTATGGCCGAAATCGCGCCATGGTCGTTGGTGAAGCTTGCCCGGGATGCCCAGTCGGGCCATGTGTTTGCGGATCACGTCCTGGGTCCCGTCGCTGGAACCGGTGTCGACGATCACCCACGAGCTGATGTAGGGCGCTACCGAATCAAGCGTCTCCGCGACGACGTCGGCTTCGTCTTTCACGATCATGTTCAGGCAGACCGTGGAGTGTGCGGTTACCCCTTTGGACACCGCTCAAAGTGTACAGAGCAATCGCGTGTCGCGGACCGGGTTGCGCGCAAAATAGCAGCGGCGGTACATATTAGAGCGTTGGTCGCGCCGTTCGACGTACACGGCACCGGGTCAAGGCCCGGCGATCCGCGGCGGTTCCATCGGGCGCGTCGCTGTGACGACAGCACCGCCTGCCTGCTGCGCATCGGCCTCGAGTTACCGGCGAAAGCGCCTGTCCTGCGGAGATGATGACCCTGCTCAAGGTCCGACATTCGGAGTGCGAGGGCGTTTCCCGGGTAGAAAGGAGCGCAGACGGTGCCGCGCACTCGGGCGCGGCGGCCAGGGGCTTCGTCAGCAAGTAGTACCGGCGCCGATGCACGTAGTTCGCGCATCTGGTTCAATAACTTTCACTGCAGCCGCCGCGTTGCGCACATGGACACGGCGAGGCCATTCATCCCAACCAGCGGCGACCGCTCCCGGCCTGCGCTCCTATCGCGTTCGCGATGAGCGCTTGGGCGCCGTGGCCCGCCAGGGGTCCACGACGCAGCTCCGCGATCGGATCCGCCTGCTGCGCAACGGTTTCCTGCGGCCGCACCATCCGACCCGGCTGCCGCCGCGCCAGGCCGGAAACTGCTTACGGCACAGACACGGGTCGGCGAACGCCGCGGCGACGTTCGCGAATCACGATGCAAACCAAGTCGACACGCTCAACACAATCAACGTCGGCCAGTCAAGTCAAGCCGCATTCGGCGAATAGCTACCCGGTCGCGCCGTGAGCACCCTGAGCACCCTGGGCGCCGTGAGCACCCTGGGCACCAAAGATGCCGCCGTGCCCTCCGACACCGCCCACACCGCCGTTTCCGGGGAGACCGGGGACACCGCCCGCGGCGGAGTTACCACCGGCGCCGCCCTGCCCGCCGGCACCACCGTCACCACCGGCGCCTAAGAACAACCCGCCCCGACCGCCGGCACCACCGACACCACCGGCACTGCCGGCACCGCCATCCGGATTCAGGGCGGTGCCTGTATTGCCCGCGGCACCCGCCCCACCGGCACCACCGGCACCGCCATGGCCCATGAACAACCCGCCGTGACCGCCGGCACCACCGGCACCGCCGGCCACACCAACGATATTGGATGTTCCGCCGGCACCGCCGACACCGCCGGCACCCAACAACCACGCCCTGCCGCCAGCACCACCGATACCTCCGGCCCCGCCTAGGCCGCCAGACCCGCCGCTACCGAACAACCACCCACCGGCACCGCCGGCGCCACCTGCAGCGCCGTAACCGCCTGTTCCGCCAGCCCCGCCATTACCAATCAGACCGGCCGATCCACCAGCACCGCCGGCCACGCCTGATGCCGTGCTGGTACCACCGCTACCGCCGCTGCCGTACAACCACCCGCCGGCCCCACCCTGCGTCCCCACCCCTGCGGAGTTGGTGTATCCATTGGCGCCGTTACCGATCAGTACACGCCCTGTTTCCTGCAAAAACCACGTATTGACCGGATTCAGGATCGAAGCAGCCGCGCGGGCACCCGCAGCTTGCAACATTTGCGCGGCATTGGCCGTCTCGGCGCTGACATACTGCGACAGGCCGGTCGCCAAGTTGCGCGTGAACTGGTCATGGAAGGCCGCTGCCTTCGCGACCAGCGCCTGAAACTCCTGCCCTTGCTGGCCGAACACCGATGCGATCGCCGCCGACACCTCGTCGGCCGCCATCGGCGCCACCCCGGTCGTCGGACCTACCGCCGCCGCTTGGCCGCTGACCAGGTTGGTGCTGATGTTGTCGAGATTCGCAGTCAGCCACTGGACGACTGCGGG is part of the Mycobacterium sp. HUMS_12744610 genome and encodes:
- a CDS encoding class I SAM-dependent methyltransferase — encoded protein: MTQDLRAELFSPRYESWRYPEPIQDLEAWTEDNWEWFDPLHAHPILWPDREYKDNLDILVAGCGANQAAVFAFTNRAAKVVAVDTSQPALDHQQFLKDKYGLWNLELHQLRLQEVRKLRRDFDLIVTTGVLHHLPDAAAGMRALGACLRPDGALGVMLNAKYGRIGIEMLQLAFRNIGLGPDDESVQKVREIISALPPEHPVHNYFKMAPVSAQTDAALASVFLNGHERSFTVDESLDLVDSAGLVFQGWLINAPYYPHDWFSPGGSLDRAMNALPEAKLWSVIEELHVLNACHYFIACRPDRPKKSYKIDFSAADALDYVPRMRMRCGLDGEEIYRPNWRTALTPAQFQFVQQVDGRRTIRQIAKSLAQSKGAPRTNAAELEEFGRKLFESLWRLDFVAMTRNTKPANGTSN
- a CDS encoding tetratricopeptide repeat-containing glycosyltransferase → MIVKDEADVVAETLDSVAPYISSWVIVDTGSSDGTQDVIRKHMARLGIPGKLHQRPWRDFGHNRTEALDLAQGYGDYIWVIDADDIVVGTPDFTQLSADIYRMRLGDASFTYWRPQLFRDGVRVRYEGVVHETAVWGSDCVAERLEGNYYVESRRLGARSQDTQKYARDRDLLLAELERNPENARAVFYLAQSYFDLGDFANARKWYERRVEMEGLDEEVYYSMLRLAESMAGLDWPWLVVQDVYLQAWEFRPTRAEALYAIARRYREQQRYLPGHLFAQRAAQIPFPEKDLLFVRADVYAWRALDEQAVCASQLGNHVEAFMLCRRLLALSDIPDGDRQRIAVNRDVSVPVMLEAASSYPGALVQRLVAGPGAKVVVSLVAGPDRETTEQAIISFLNCCLDLPLWFGRFLVVDAGLSGPDRALLRERYGFLEFVDCSPGDRPATQLARLRAQIQGRFWLHLGQGWRFFAPENFITRMIAVLESEPQVFQVGINFDDAGKLTGACAAEEAVRRSPDAGRYVLAEAVASGPAMFDTARLDRAGGIGGSDPDPIAELGWRAAAVGLQTASLDEVFCIATVRPVQQPKAAARVAKKAAAQPVQHPKAAAWVAKKAPARRAQGPKAAAPVAKKFAARPAQQPKAPVRAAKKAASRPAQESKAAVPAAKKAAARPTQQPNAPAPVAKKAPTKKAPAKTGRRRKSFPQ
- a CDS encoding PE family protein yields the protein MNKRWNVMSSPFYIDPAVVQWLTANLDNISTNLVSGQAAAVGPTTGVAPMAADEVSAAIASVFGQQGQEFQALVAKAAAFHDQFTRNLATGLSQYVSAETANAAQMLQAAGARAAASILNPVNTWFLQETGRVLIGNGANGYTNSAGVGTQGGAGGWLYGSGGSGGTSTASGVAGGAGGSAGLIGNGGAGGTGGYGAAGGAGGAGGWLFGSGGSGGLGGAGGIGGAGGRAWLLGAGGVGGAGGTSNIVGVAGGAGGAGGHGGLFMGHGGAGGAGGAGAAGNTGTALNPDGGAGSAGGVGGAGGRGGLFLGAGGDGGAGGQGGAGGNSAAGGVPGLPGNGGVGGVGGHGGIFGAQGAHGAQGAQGAHGATG